One Lentibacillus cibarius DNA window includes the following coding sequences:
- the purB gene encoding adenylosuccinate lyase, translating into MIDRYTREEMGTIWTEENKYKAWLEVEILACEAWSELGAIPPADVEMIRRNASFDVERIQEIEQETRHDVIAFTRAVSESLGEERKWVHYGLTSTDVVDTAQSYLLKQANDILRNDLHQFIDVLKDRAIEHKYTVMMGRTHGVHAEPTTFGLKLALWYEEMKRHLERFELAAKNIEFGKLSGAVGTYANIDPYVEEYVCKQIGLSPAPVSTQTLQRDRHAAYVSALALIAASIEKFATEIRGLQKTETREVEEFFAKGQKGSSAMPHKRNPIGSENMTGIARVLRGHMVTAAENVALWHERDISHSSAERIILPDATTALNYMLHRFTSIVRNLTVFPEHMRANMDKTYGVIFSQRVLLALVEKGMPREEAYDLVQPKAMEAWETGTHFKQLVKADEQVSSRLTQEELDQCFDHTYHLKNVDAIFRRIGLEDEQ; encoded by the coding sequence ATGATTGATCGCTATACACGAGAAGAAATGGGCACCATCTGGACGGAAGAAAATAAATATAAAGCGTGGTTGGAAGTAGAAATACTTGCTTGTGAAGCATGGAGTGAGCTTGGCGCTATCCCACCTGCAGACGTGGAGATGATTCGTCGAAATGCTTCCTTTGATGTGGAACGGATTCAAGAGATCGAACAGGAAACAAGGCATGATGTCATTGCCTTTACTCGTGCAGTTTCCGAATCGCTCGGTGAGGAGCGCAAATGGGTGCATTACGGACTCACTTCAACCGACGTCGTGGATACGGCGCAGTCTTATTTGCTAAAACAGGCGAATGACATCCTGCGAAACGACTTGCATCAGTTTATTGATGTCCTCAAGGATAGGGCCATCGAACATAAATATACCGTTATGATGGGGCGGACCCATGGTGTTCATGCGGAGCCAACAACATTCGGGCTGAAACTTGCACTCTGGTATGAAGAAATGAAACGACACCTGGAACGTTTTGAATTGGCGGCAAAAAACATTGAATTTGGCAAATTGTCCGGTGCTGTCGGTACTTATGCGAATATTGATCCGTATGTGGAGGAGTATGTGTGCAAGCAAATTGGGCTTTCGCCTGCACCGGTATCAACACAAACACTCCAGCGTGATCGGCATGCAGCATATGTTTCCGCACTGGCGCTTATTGCTGCTTCGATTGAAAAGTTTGCCACCGAAATCCGTGGTCTGCAAAAAACGGAAACACGTGAGGTGGAAGAGTTTTTTGCGAAAGGGCAGAAGGGATCATCAGCCATGCCGCATAAGCGCAACCCAATTGGCTCCGAAAATATGACCGGCATAGCGCGGGTGTTGCGTGGCCACATGGTGACAGCAGCGGAGAATGTAGCCCTCTGGCATGAGCGTGATATATCCCATTCATCGGCTGAACGGATTATTTTGCCGGATGCTACAACGGCGCTTAACTACATGCTGCATCGTTTTACTAGTATTGTTCGCAATTTAACGGTCTTTCCTGAACATATGCGCGCGAACATGGATAAGACGTATGGCGTCATTTTCTCCCAACGTGTCCTCCTTGCCCTCGTGGAAAAAGGAATGCCGCGGGAAGAAGCATATGACCTTGTTCAGCCCAAAGCGATGGAAGCATGGGAGACAGGCACACATTTCAAACAGCTGGTCAAGGCGGATGAACAAGTTTCTTCCCGGTTGACACAGGAAGAATTGGATCAGTGCTTTGATCATACGTACCACTTAAAAAATGTAGATGCCATATTCCGCCGCATCGGATTGGAGGATGAACAATGA
- the purC gene encoding phosphoribosylaminoimidazolesuccinocarboxamide synthase: protein MKGKLLYEGKAKRVYQADGQPGKLVLEYKNDVTAFNGEKKDMLPGKADLNNAISSHIFHELNDRGIRTHFIEKVSATEQLVHASEIIPLEVVVRNITAGSIAKRLGIQAGTPLTPPIIELFYKNDDLNDPLINDDHAMFLSDVNQPELNDIKTQALEINRQLIKLFTDVGIELVDFKLEFGRLSDGSVVLSDEISPDTCRLWDIQTRENLDKDVFRNGTGNLLEVYEKLMTRLEEAR, encoded by the coding sequence ATGAAAGGTAAGCTGCTGTATGAAGGAAAGGCGAAACGTGTCTATCAGGCTGACGGACAGCCGGGGAAGCTAGTGCTGGAATATAAAAATGATGTTACGGCATTCAACGGGGAGAAAAAGGATATGCTCCCCGGCAAGGCCGATCTTAACAATGCTATTTCGTCCCATATCTTCCATGAGCTGAATGACCGGGGGATTCGGACACATTTTATAGAAAAAGTTTCAGCAACGGAGCAGCTCGTTCATGCATCTGAAATTATTCCGCTCGAGGTCGTTGTCAGAAATATTACAGCAGGGAGCATTGCTAAACGGTTGGGAATTCAGGCAGGAACACCGCTCACCCCACCAATTATTGAACTGTTTTATAAAAATGATGATTTGAACGATCCACTTATTAATGACGATCATGCCATGTTTTTAAGTGATGTAAATCAACCGGAACTAAACGACATAAAAACGCAGGCATTGGAAATCAACCGGCAGCTGATTAAGCTGTTTACTGATGTTGGTATTGAGCTGGTCGATTTTAAATTGGAATTCGGCCGACTGTCGGATGGCAGTGTTGTCCTATCTGATGAAATATCCCCGGACACATGCCGGCTTTGGGATATACAAACTCGGGAAAACCTTGATAAAGATGTGTTTCGCAACGGAACCGGAAATTTGCTGGAAGTCTATGAAAAATTAATGACCCGACTGGAGGAAGCACGATGA
- the purS gene encoding phosphoribosylformylglycinamidine synthase subunit PurS, which translates to MKKVTIHIALKQGVLDPQGQTIQTSLHSLGFTEVEEVRTGKTVELFLEDSADIEARVHEMCDKLLANPVIEDYSLEVEEALRT; encoded by the coding sequence ATGAAAAAAGTAACAATCCATATCGCGTTAAAGCAGGGAGTACTTGATCCACAAGGCCAGACGATTCAGACATCGCTTCATTCGCTTGGATTTACGGAAGTGGAGGAAGTGCGTACAGGTAAGACGGTCGAGCTGTTTTTGGAAGACAGCGCTGATATCGAAGCGCGTGTTCATGAGATGTGTGACAAACTTCTGGCCAATCCAGTTATCGAGGATTATTCATTAGAAGTGGAGGAGGCGCTGCGTACATGA